The Streptomyces laurentii genome contains a region encoding:
- a CDS encoding 50S ribosomal protein L7/L12 (50S ribosomal protein L7/L12 [Bifidobacterium longum subsp. infantis ATCC 15697 = JCM1222];~L10 interface [polypeptide binding];~L11 interface [polypeptide binding];~Ribosomal protein L7/L12. Ribosomal protein L7/L12 refers to the large ribosomal subunit proteins L7 and L12, which are identical except that L7 is acetylated at the N terminus. It isa component of the L7/L12 stalk, which is located at the surface of...; cd00387;~core dimer interface [polypeptide binding];~identified by MetaGeneAnnotator; putative;~originally submitted as Bifidobacterium longum subsp. infantis JCM 1222; synonym: Bifidobacterium longum subsp. infantis JCM 1222; type strain of Bifidobacterium longum subsp. infantis;~peripheral dimer interface [polypeptide binding];~putative EF-G interaction site [polypeptide binding];~putative EF-Tu interaction site [polypeptide binding]) has product MAKLTKDELLAQFEEMTLIELAEFVSAFEEKFDVTAAAAAPVMMAGGVAGGAAEVVEEKDEFDVILTGAGDKKIQVIKVVRELTSLGLKEAKDLVDGTPKPVLEKVNKEAADKAAESLKAAGASVEVK; this is encoded by the coding sequence ATGGCGAAGCTCACCAAGGACGAGCTGCTCGCGCAGTTCGAGGAGATGACCCTCATCGAGCTGGCCGAGTTCGTCTCGGCGTTCGAGGAGAAGTTCGACGTCACCGCCGCCGCTGCCGCGCCGGTCATGATGGCCGGCGGCGTCGCCGGCGGTGCCGCCGAGGTCGTCGAGGAGAAGGACGAGTTCGACGTCATCCTCACCGGCGCCGGCGACAAGAAGATCCAGGTCATCAAGGTCGTCCGCGAGCTGACCTCCCTCGGCCTGAAGGAGGCCAAGGACCTGGTCGACGGCACCCCGAAGCCGGTCCTGGAGAAGGTCAACAAGGAGGCCGCTGACAAGGCCGCCGAGTCCCTCAAGGCCGCTGGCGCGTCCGTCGAGGTCAAGTGA
- a CDS encoding DNA-directed RNA polymerase subunit beta (DNA-directed RNA polymerase subunit beta [Amycolatopsis mediterranei S699];~DNA-directed RNA polymerase subunit beta; Reviewed;PRK00405;~RNA polymerase Rpb2, domain 2; pfam04561;~RNA polymerase beta subunit. RNA polymerases catalyse the DNA dependent polymerization of RNA. Prokaryotes contain a single RNA polymerase compared to three in eukaryotes (not including mitochondrial. and chloroplast polymerases). Each RNA polymerase...; cd00653;~RNA polymerase beta subunit. RNA polymerases catalyse the DNA dependent polymerization of RNA. Prokaryotes contain a single RNA polymerase compared to three in eukaryotes (not including mitochondrial. and chloroplast polymerases). Each RNA polymerase...; cl17585;~RPB1 interaction site [polypeptide binding];~RPB10 interaction site [polypeptide binding];~RPB11 interaction site [polypeptide binding];~RPB12 interaction site [polypeptide binding];~RPB3 interaction site [polypeptide binding];~identified by MetaGeneAnnotator; putative): protein MAASRNASTNMNNGASTAPLRISFAKIKEPLEVPNLLALQTESFDWLLGNAAWKARVEAALESGQDVPRKSGLEEIFEEISPIEDFSGSMSLTFRDHRFEPPKNSIDECKDRDFTYGAPLFVTAEFTNNETGEIKSQTVFMGDFPLMTNKGTFVINGTERVVVSQLVRSPGVYFDSSIDKTSDKDIFSAKIIPSRGAWLEMEIDKRDMVGVRIDRKRKQSVTVLLKALGWTTEQILQEFGEYESMRATLEKDHTQGQDDALLDIYRKLRPGEPPTREAAQTLLENLYFNPKRYDLAKVGRYKVNKKLGADEPLDAGVLTTDDVIATIKYLVKLHAGETETIGESGREIVVETDDIDHFGNRRLRNVGELIQNQVRTGLARMERVVRERMTTQDVEAITPQTLINIRPVVASIKEFFGTSQLSQFMDQNNPLSGLTHKRRLSALGPGGLSRERAGFEVRDVHPSHYGRMCPIETPEGPNIGLIGSLASYGRVNAFGFIETPYRKVVDGQVTDEVDYITADEEDRFVIAQANATLNEELQFTEPRVLVRRRGGEVDYVPPADVDYMDVSPRQMVSVATAMIPFLEHDDANRALMGANMMRQAVPLIKSEAPLVGTGMEYRCATDAGDVLKADKAGVVQELSADYITVANDDGTYNTYRLHKFSRSNQGTSVNQKVVVNEGDRIIEGQVLADGPATENGEMALGKNLLVAFMPWEGHNYEDAIILSQRLVQDDVLSSIHIEEHEVDARDTKLGPEEITRDIPNVSEEVLADLDERGIIRIGAEVVAGDILVGKVTPKGETELTPEERLLRAIFGEKAREVRDTSLKVPHGEVGKIIGVRVFDREEGDELPPGVNQLVRVYVAQKRKITDGDKLAGRHGNKGVISKINPIEDMPFLEDGTPVDIILNPLGVPSRMNPGQVLEIHLGWLASQGWDVSGLGEEWAKRLQAIGADDVAPRTNVATPVFDGARQDELAGLLENTRPNRDGDRMVLPTGKARLFDGRSGEPFPEPVSVGYMYILKLHHLVDDKLHARSTGPYSMITQQPLGGKAQFGGQRFGEMEVWALEAYGAAYALQELLTIKSDDVTGRVKVYEAIVKGENIPEPGIPESFKVLIKEMQSLCLNVEVLSSDGMSIEMRDTDEDVFRAAEELGIDLSRREPSSVEEV from the coding sequence TTGGCCGCCTCGCGCAACGCCTCGACCAATATGAACAACGGTGCCAGCACCGCCCCGCTGCGCATCTCCTTTGCAAAGATCAAGGAGCCCCTCGAGGTTCCGAACCTCCTCGCGCTCCAGACCGAGAGCTTCGACTGGCTGCTCGGCAATGCCGCCTGGAAGGCTCGTGTCGAGGCCGCCCTCGAGTCGGGACAGGACGTCCCCAGGAAGTCCGGTCTGGAGGAGATCTTCGAGGAGATCTCCCCGATCGAGGACTTCTCCGGGTCGATGTCGCTGACCTTCCGCGACCACCGCTTCGAGCCGCCGAAGAACTCGATCGACGAGTGCAAGGACCGGGACTTCACCTACGGTGCCCCGCTCTTCGTCACCGCGGAGTTCACGAACAACGAGACCGGCGAGATCAAGTCCCAGACGGTCTTCATGGGCGACTTCCCGCTCATGACCAACAAGGGCACCTTCGTCATCAACGGCACCGAGCGTGTCGTCGTGTCGCAGCTCGTCCGCTCCCCGGGCGTCTACTTCGACTCCTCCATCGACAAGACGTCCGACAAGGACATCTTCTCCGCCAAGATCATCCCGTCCCGGGGTGCCTGGCTGGAGATGGAGATCGACAAGCGCGACATGGTCGGTGTCCGTATCGACCGCAAGCGCAAGCAGTCCGTCACCGTCCTCCTGAAGGCCCTCGGCTGGACCACCGAGCAGATCCTGCAGGAGTTCGGCGAGTACGAGTCCATGCGCGCCACCCTGGAGAAGGACCACACCCAGGGCCAGGACGACGCGCTGCTCGACATCTACCGCAAGCTCCGTCCGGGCGAGCCGCCGACGCGCGAGGCCGCCCAGACGCTGCTCGAGAACCTGTACTTCAACCCGAAGCGCTACGACCTCGCGAAGGTCGGCCGCTACAAGGTCAACAAGAAGCTCGGGGCCGACGAGCCGCTGGACGCCGGTGTCCTGACCACCGACGACGTCATCGCCACGATCAAGTACCTGGTCAAGCTCCACGCGGGCGAGACCGAGACGATCGGCGAGTCCGGCCGGGAGATCGTCGTCGAGACCGACGACATCGACCACTTCGGCAACCGTCGTCTGCGCAACGTCGGCGAGCTCATCCAGAACCAGGTCCGCACGGGTCTGGCTCGTATGGAGCGCGTCGTGCGCGAGCGCATGACCACCCAGGACGTCGAGGCGATCACGCCGCAGACCCTGATCAACATCCGGCCGGTCGTCGCCTCCATCAAGGAGTTCTTCGGCACCAGCCAGCTGTCGCAGTTCATGGACCAGAACAACCCGCTGTCGGGTCTGACGCACAAGCGTCGTCTCTCGGCGCTGGGTCCCGGTGGTCTGTCCCGTGAGCGGGCCGGCTTCGAGGTCCGAGACGTGCACCCGTCCCACTACGGACGCATGTGCCCGATCGAGACCCCCGAAGGCCCGAACATCGGTCTGATCGGTTCGCTCGCCTCGTACGGCCGCGTCAACGCGTTCGGCTTCATCGAGACGCCGTACCGCAAGGTCGTCGACGGCCAGGTCACCGACGAGGTCGACTACATCACCGCCGACGAAGAGGACCGCTTCGTCATCGCCCAGGCGAACGCGACCCTGAACGAGGAGCTCCAGTTCACGGAGCCCCGCGTCCTGGTCCGCCGCCGCGGCGGCGAGGTCGACTACGTGCCGCCGGCCGACGTCGACTACATGGACGTCTCCCCGCGCCAGATGGTGTCGGTCGCGACCGCCATGATCCCGTTCCTCGAGCACGACGACGCCAACCGTGCCCTCATGGGCGCGAACATGATGCGTCAGGCCGTTCCGCTCATCAAGTCGGAGGCCCCGCTCGTCGGCACCGGCATGGAGTACCGCTGCGCCACCGACGCCGGCGACGTGCTCAAGGCCGACAAGGCCGGTGTGGTCCAGGAGCTCTCCGCGGACTACATCACGGTCGCCAACGACGACGGCACGTACAACACGTACCGCCTGCACAAGTTCTCCCGCTCGAACCAGGGCACCTCGGTCAACCAGAAGGTCGTCGTCAACGAGGGCGACCGGATCATCGAGGGCCAGGTCCTCGCCGACGGTCCCGCCACCGAGAACGGCGAGATGGCGCTGGGCAAGAACCTGCTCGTGGCGTTCATGCCGTGGGAGGGTCACAACTACGAGGACGCGATCATCCTGTCGCAGCGCCTCGTGCAGGACGACGTCCTCTCCTCGATCCACATCGAGGAGCACGAGGTCGACGCCCGTGACACCAAGCTCGGCCCGGAGGAGATCACCCGGGACATCCCGAACGTCTCCGAGGAGGTCCTCGCCGACCTCGACGAGCGCGGCATCATCCGCATCGGTGCCGAGGTCGTCGCCGGCGACATCCTGGTCGGCAAGGTCACCCCGAAGGGCGAGACCGAGCTGACCCCGGAGGAGCGCCTGCTCCGCGCGATCTTCGGCGAGAAGGCCCGTGAGGTCCGTGACACCTCGCTCAAGGTCCCGCACGGCGAGGTCGGCAAGATCATCGGTGTCCGCGTCTTCGACCGCGAGGAGGGCGACGAGCTTCCCCCGGGCGTGAACCAGCTGGTCCGCGTCTACGTCGCCCAGAAGCGCAAGATCACCGACGGTGACAAGCTCGCCGGCCGTCACGGCAACAAGGGTGTCATCTCCAAGATCAACCCGATCGAGGACATGCCCTTCCTCGAGGACGGCACCCCGGTCGACATCATCCTCAACCCGCTGGGTGTCCCGTCCCGAATGAACCCGGGACAGGTCCTGGAGATCCACCTCGGCTGGCTCGCCAGCCAGGGCTGGGACGTCTCCGGCCTCGGCGAGGAGTGGGCCAAGCGCCTCCAGGCGATCGGCGCCGACGACGTCGCCCCGCGGACGAACGTCGCGACCCCGGTCTTCGACGGCGCCCGCCAGGACGAGCTCGCGGGTCTGCTCGAGAACACCCGCCCGAACCGCGACGGCGACCGCATGGTCCTGCCGACCGGTAAGGCGCGCCTGTTCGACGGCCGCTCCGGCGAGCCGTTCCCGGAGCCGGTCTCGGTCGGCTACATGTACATCCTCAAGCTCCACCACCTGGTCGACGACAAGCTGCACGCCCGGTCGACCGGCCCGTACTCGATGATCACCCAGCAGCCGCTGGGTGGTAAGGCCCAGTTCGGTGGTCAGCGCTTCGGTGAGATGGAGGTGTGGGCGCTGGAGGCTTACGGCGCCGCGTACGCCCTCCAGGAGCTGCTGACGATCAAGTCCGACGACGTCACCGGCCGCGTGAAGGTCTACGAGGCCATCGTCAAGGGCGAGAACATCCCTGAGCCCGGCATCCCCGAGTCCTTCAAGGTGCTCATCAAGGAGATGCAGTCCCTGTGCCTCAACGTGGAGGTGCTGTCCTCGGACGGCATGTCCATCGAGATGCGCGACACCGACGAGGACGTCTTCCGCGCAGCGGAGGAGCTCGGCATCGACCTGTCCCGGCGCGAGCCGAGCAGCGTCGAAGAGGTCTGA
- a CDS encoding lipoprotein (identified by MetaGeneAnnotator; putative;~sequence version:1), with product MTVSAWKRAGVALTAAVVVTGVAGCEDGDAKSAGKTAGKAAAQGAGDVTEAITAAFKKTSEAKAAKFTMTMEMTGTGAADGTTTMSGVQGWDPTVMDVTMEGGMLAGAGAGAAEGGMPGKIRMIMRDNVMYTEVGAEMAKQFGGKTWMKMDFAAMAKESGDASLKAMTANMSGSNQDPAQQLAVLLQARGIKHVGPEKIKGTDTEHYKGSVTVDEMMKANKNLDVVPEKDRKALLETMKTAGLKSYDTEVWVDKDGYPAKMLVGMAMPQGSLKVTAFYSDYGTKAEVTPPPAGETLDFQEMMKKLMENAGEGEAGADAAQG from the coding sequence ATGACCGTTTCCGCATGGAAGCGCGCGGGCGTCGCGCTCACGGCCGCCGTCGTCGTCACGGGTGTGGCCGGCTGCGAGGACGGCGACGCCAAGTCCGCCGGGAAGACGGCGGGCAAGGCCGCCGCGCAGGGCGCGGGCGACGTCACCGAGGCCATCACGGCGGCCTTCAAGAAGACGTCGGAGGCCAAGGCCGCCAAGTTCACCATGACGATGGAGATGACCGGCACGGGCGCCGCCGACGGCACCACGACCATGTCGGGCGTGCAGGGCTGGGACCCGACCGTCATGGACGTGACGATGGAGGGCGGCATGCTCGCCGGGGCCGGCGCGGGCGCGGCCGAGGGCGGCATGCCGGGCAAGATCCGCATGATCATGCGGGACAACGTCATGTACACCGAGGTCGGCGCCGAGATGGCCAAGCAGTTCGGCGGCAAGACCTGGATGAAGATGGACTTCGCCGCCATGGCCAAGGAGTCCGGCGACGCGTCCCTGAAGGCCATGACCGCGAACATGAGCGGCTCCAACCAGGACCCGGCGCAGCAGCTCGCGGTGCTCCTCCAGGCGCGCGGCATCAAGCACGTCGGCCCGGAGAAGATCAAGGGCACCGACACCGAGCACTACAAGGGCTCGGTCACCGTCGACGAGATGATGAAGGCCAACAAGAACCTCGACGTCGTCCCGGAGAAGGACCGCAAGGCCCTCCTCGAGACGATGAAGACGGCCGGACTGAAGTCCTACGACACCGAGGTCTGGGTCGACAAGGACGGCTACCCGGCCAAGATGCTCGTCGGCATGGCGATGCCCCAGGGCAGCCTGAAGGTCACCGCCTTCTACTCCGACTACGGCACGAAGGCCGAGGTCACGCCGCCGCCGGCCGGGGAGACCCTGGACTTCCAGGAGATGATGAAGAAGCTCATGGAGAACGCCGGGGAGGGCGAGGCCGGGGCGGACGCCGCCCAGGGCTGA
- a CDS encoding 50S ribosomal protein L10 (23S rRNA interface [nucleotide binding];~50S ribosomal protein L10 [Streptomyces cattleya NRRL 8057 = DSM46488];~Interface with L7/L12 ribosomal proteins [polypeptide binding];~Ribosomal protein L10 family, L10 subfamily; composed of bacterial 50S ribosomal protein and eukaryotic mitochondrial 39S ribosomal protein, L10. L10 occupies the L7/L12 stalk of the ribosome. The N-terminal domain (NTD) of L10 interacts with L11 protein...; cd05797;~identified by MetaGeneAnnotator; putative), which produces MARPDKAASVAELEDQFRSSNAAVLTEYRGLSVAQLKTLRRSLGENAQYAVVKNTLTKIAANQAGITALDDQFTGPTAVAFITGDPVESAKALRDFAKENPNLTIKGGVLDGKALSADEVKKLADLESREVLLSKLAGAFKGKQSQAASLFQALPTKLVRTVDALRAKQAEQGGAE; this is translated from the coding sequence ATGGCAAGGCCCGACAAGGCTGCCTCGGTGGCCGAGCTGGAGGACCAGTTCCGCAGCTCGAACGCCGCAGTGCTGACCGAGTACCGGGGTCTCTCCGTCGCGCAGCTCAAGACGCTGCGTCGTTCGCTCGGTGAGAACGCCCAGTACGCCGTGGTGAAGAACACGCTGACCAAGATTGCGGCCAACCAGGCCGGGATCACCGCGCTGGACGACCAGTTCACTGGTCCGACCGCGGTCGCCTTCATCACCGGTGACCCGGTGGAGTCGGCGAAGGCTCTGCGTGACTTCGCCAAGGAGAACCCCAACCTCACCATCAAGGGCGGCGTCCTTGACGGCAAGGCGCTCAGCGCCGACGAGGTCAAGAAGCTTGCGGACCTCGAGTCCCGCGAGGTTCTGCTCAGCAAGCTGGCCGGTGCCTTCAAGGGCAAGCAGTCTCAGGCTGCCTCGCTCTTCCAGGCGCTGCCGACGAAGCTCGTCCGCACCGTGGACGCGCTGCGCGCCAAGCAGGCCGAGCAGGGCGGTGCCGAGTAA
- a CDS encoding hypothetical protein (identified by MetaGeneAnnotator; putative;~sequence version:1) has protein sequence MIFAKEMRSGAVLAPLFILVEALREAAKRGSFRGLGLTARVPVPHGATRTENPGMVKRPGQGLSAHDAVARVCPW, from the coding sequence TTGATCTTTGCAAAGGAGATGCGCAGCGGGGCGGTGCTGGCACCGTTGTTCATATTGGTCGAGGCGTTGCGCGAGGCGGCCAAGAGGGGGTCCTTCCGAGGGCTCGGACTCACTGCGCGCGTACCGGTCCCCCACGGAGCGACGCGGACGGAAAACCCTGGAATGGTCAAAAGGCCAGGTCAGGGGCTTTCGGCCCACGATGCTGTTGCGAGAGTATGCCCCTGGTGA